Proteins from a single region of Geovibrio ferrireducens:
- a CDS encoding c-type heme family protein, with the protein MKPKYLIPVLVIAFFVISVCLFELYRGRAVFRNTALAQTKQIYDILIATRQWNAMLGWIYAPVSEDCPPNPYLTVDNRDVRTEDGQLLTMVNPAYMTRQIGEIINRRINIKIKLTGRNPLRPENAPLPWEEAALDSFDKGTGEYYIWAEENGSHYIKYAAPLVVQAACLQCHEGYVPGDILGGLTIVRNLDVLRSGHIAKNTWTVLLMITLGLLAVAVIYFLQRKLEKADNALAEKVDELNIEIRKREESEAAVAKQTRLNNMAEVLRSIAHHWRQPMNSFCATVQHIQDSYDLNEDDNELVNETLASVIKLSGTIDSFTKTFARTEQSALFDLCEALVETAEIYEPYLHEKGIRLTIRRGLDTVQPETLNLAGPVYECGRFDSCSFGCLDGKAMRIKGDLGEFRHLISFFITNAIESVLERKLREKKILSHVDIEYFRSEGYYCIRIADNGTGIKNDDFSRLFEPYFSTKGCGSGRGLGLYMASDIADRCFSGSVHAEKVSDGASFIIKLRG; encoded by the coding sequence ATGAAGCCTAAATACCTTATCCCTGTTTTGGTCATAGCCTTTTTTGTTATTTCCGTATGTCTCTTTGAGCTGTACCGCGGCAGGGCTGTGTTCAGAAATACTGCCCTCGCGCAGACAAAGCAGATATACGATATTCTTATTGCCACCAGACAGTGGAATGCCATGCTCGGCTGGATATATGCCCCCGTGAGTGAGGACTGCCCGCCGAACCCTTACCTGACAGTGGATAACAGAGATGTGCGCACTGAGGACGGCCAGCTTCTTACAATGGTTAACCCTGCTTATATGACCAGACAGATCGGAGAGATAATCAACCGCAGGATAAATATAAAAATCAAGCTCACGGGAAGAAATCCCCTCCGGCCGGAAAACGCTCCTCTTCCATGGGAGGAGGCAGCGCTGGACAGTTTTGACAAAGGAACAGGCGAATATTATATATGGGCGGAGGAAAACGGGTCGCACTACATAAAATATGCCGCGCCGCTGGTTGTTCAGGCGGCGTGTCTTCAATGTCATGAAGGTTATGTTCCGGGCGATATTCTTGGCGGACTCACCATAGTGCGGAATCTGGATGTACTGCGCAGTGGGCACATCGCGAAAAATACATGGACTGTGCTTCTGATGATTACCCTCGGTCTGCTCGCTGTTGCTGTGATATATTTTTTGCAGAGAAAGCTGGAGAAGGCGGACAATGCGCTGGCGGAAAAGGTAGATGAACTGAACATAGAAATAAGGAAAAGAGAGGAGAGCGAGGCCGCAGTAGCCAAACAGACAAGGCTGAACAACATGGCCGAAGTTCTGCGCTCAATAGCCCACCACTGGCGTCAGCCTATGAACTCGTTCTGCGCCACTGTGCAGCATATTCAGGATTCCTACGACCTGAATGAGGATGATAATGAACTGGTGAATGAAACCCTTGCTTCCGTGATCAAGCTGTCGGGCACAATTGACAGCTTCACCAAAACTTTCGCAAGGACAGAGCAGTCAGCACTGTTTGACCTCTGTGAGGCTCTGGTGGAGACGGCAGAGATATACGAGCCCTATCTGCACGAGAAAGGCATAAGGCTGACCATAAGAAGAGGGCTGGACACCGTACAGCCGGAAACTCTTAATCTTGCGGGCCCGGTTTATGAGTGCGGCCGGTTCGATTCATGCAGTTTCGGATGCCTGGACGGAAAGGCGATGCGGATAAAAGGGGATCTGGGCGAGTTCCGCCACCTCATTTCGTTCTTCATCACAAACGCCATTGAGTCTGTACTTGAGAGAAAACTCCGTGAAAAGAAGATTTTATCTCATGTGGATATTGAATATTTTCGCTCGGAGGGGTATTACTGTATAAGAATTGCCGACAACGGAACCGGCATTAAGAATGATGATTTCAGCAGACTGTTTGAACCGTACTTTTCCACCAAAGGCTGCGGCTCCGGCAGAGGTCTGGGGCTCTACATGGCCTCAGATATAGCCGACAGATGCTTCAGCGGCTCTGTACATGCTGAAAAGGTTTCCGATGGGGCTTCTTTTATCATAAAACTTCGGGGCTGA